The Xanthomonas indica genome has a segment encoding these proteins:
- a CDS encoding peptidylprolyl isomerase — protein MFLPFAKSAFAKSVVLAACALSAVAALAAPVADRGATDPVVLRVGAQQFTASEYRALVGNDVRSLAKIDDPSIVRRFADRAILLEQARQQHLQDDPVVAARLRQAADAILADAAKARLGTDVQIDEARLRQQFAAHPDDYTEYHLRHLFVALRPQGGPRAGQTLSEAHALQRAEALKRQLDGGADFATLAKRESDDAASAGEGGQLSPTFGRYLADAFVAPIRQLAVDQVSAPVRGPDGYHLIRLDAKTDATFETARGQIALQLREQAADYAMQRLRAAQPIAFDRAAYAAAAQ, from the coding sequence ATGTTCCTTCCTTTCGCCAAGTCCGCCTTCGCCAAGTCCGTCGTGCTGGCCGCCTGCGCGCTGAGCGCCGTCGCCGCGCTGGCCGCGCCCGTCGCCGACCGCGGTGCCACCGATCCGGTGGTCCTGCGCGTGGGCGCACAGCAGTTCACCGCCAGCGAGTACCGCGCGCTGGTCGGCAATGACGTCCGCAGCCTCGCCAAGATCGACGACCCGTCCATCGTGCGCCGTTTCGCCGATCGCGCCATCCTGCTGGAGCAGGCCAGGCAGCAGCATCTGCAGGACGATCCTGTGGTGGCCGCGCGCCTGCGCCAGGCCGCCGACGCGATCCTGGCCGACGCCGCGAAGGCGCGGCTCGGGACCGATGTGCAGATCGACGAGGCGAGGCTGCGCCAGCAGTTCGCCGCGCACCCGGACGACTACACCGAATACCATCTGCGGCATCTGTTCGTCGCGCTGCGCCCGCAGGGCGGACCGCGTGCCGGGCAAACGCTGAGCGAGGCGCACGCGCTGCAGCGCGCCGAGGCGCTCAAGCGTCAGCTCGACGGCGGCGCCGACTTCGCCACGTTGGCGAAGCGCGAATCCGACGACGCCGCCAGCGCCGGCGAGGGCGGGCAGCTGTCGCCGACCTTCGGCCGCTACCTGGCCGATGCCTTCGTCGCGCCGATCCGCCAGCTTGCGGTAGATCAGGTGTCTGCGCCGGTACGCGGCCCCGATGGCTATCACCTGATCCGCCTGGATGCGAAGACCGATGCGACGTTCGAGACGGCGCGCGGGCAGATCGCCCTGCAGTTGCGCGAGCAGGCCGCCGACTACGCCATGCAGCGGCTGCGCGCGGCGCAGCCGATCGCCTTCGACCGCGCGGCCTACGCGGCCGCGGCGCAGTGA
- the xth gene encoding exodeoxyribonuclease III, producing the protein MKIASWNVNSLNVRLPHLQQWLAGFAPDVVGIQETKLEDHKFPDTALAEAGYRSVFAGQKTYNGVAILSRAPISDVQIGVPGLEDEQKRAIAATVGDLRIVNLYVVNGQDVGTDKYAYKLRWLEAVHAWLADELQRHPRLVVLGDFNIAPDARDVHDPLVWSDNHILTSTAERGALHKLLALGLHDGFRLHHADGGIFSWWDYRQAGFRRDLGLRIDLTLVSEALKARTRGAGIDREPRTWDRPSDHAPAWVELEPAA; encoded by the coding sequence TTGAAGATCGCCAGCTGGAACGTCAACTCGCTCAACGTGCGCCTGCCGCACCTGCAACAGTGGCTGGCCGGGTTCGCGCCGGACGTGGTCGGGATCCAGGAGACCAAGCTGGAGGACCACAAGTTTCCCGACACGGCGCTGGCCGAGGCCGGCTACCGCAGCGTGTTCGCCGGGCAGAAGACCTACAACGGCGTGGCGATCCTGTCGCGCGCGCCGATCAGCGACGTGCAGATCGGCGTGCCGGGCCTGGAGGACGAACAGAAGCGCGCCATCGCCGCCACCGTCGGCGACCTGCGCATCGTCAATCTGTACGTGGTCAACGGCCAGGACGTGGGCACCGACAAGTACGCCTACAAGCTGCGCTGGCTGGAGGCGGTGCACGCCTGGCTGGCCGACGAGCTGCAGCGGCATCCGCGGCTGGTGGTGCTGGGCGACTTCAACATCGCCCCGGACGCGCGCGACGTGCACGATCCGCTGGTGTGGAGCGACAACCACATCCTCACCTCCACCGCCGAGCGCGGCGCCCTGCACAAGCTGCTCGCCCTCGGCCTGCACGACGGTTTCCGCCTGCACCATGCCGATGGCGGCATCTTCAGCTGGTGGGATTACCGCCAAGCCGGCTTCCGCCGCGACCTGGGCCTGCGCATCGACCTGACCCTGGTGTCCGAGGCGCTGAAGGCGCGCACCCGCGGGGCCGGCATCGACCGCGAGCCACGGACCTGGGACCGCCCCAGCGACCATGCGCCGGCCTGGGTCGAACTGGAGCCGGCAGCATGA
- a CDS encoding GFA family protein: MSERHLRRCIDKVGDTAIAPLHRLSCHCGAVQIDLELPHGIVDPRRCNCSLCRRRGAIVASVPLAALHVRQGEQALRLYQFHTHTAQHYFCSTCGIYTHHRRRSDPSLYGYNVGCLEGVDPYALAIAVPVEDGVRHPADRAAP; encoded by the coding sequence ATGAGCGAGCGCCACCTGCGCCGCTGCATCGACAAGGTCGGCGATACCGCGATCGCGCCGCTGCACCGGCTGAGCTGCCACTGCGGTGCGGTGCAGATCGACCTCGAGCTGCCGCACGGCATCGTCGACCCGCGCCGCTGCAACTGCTCGCTGTGCCGGCGCCGCGGCGCCATCGTCGCCTCGGTGCCGCTGGCCGCCCTGCATGTCCGCCAGGGCGAGCAGGCGCTGCGCCTGTACCAGTTCCATACCCACACCGCACAGCACTACTTCTGCAGTACCTGCGGCATCTACACGCATCATCGGCGCCGCTCCGATCCCAGCCTGTACGGCTACAACGTCGGCTGCCTGGAAGGCGTGGACCCGTATGCGCTGGCCATCGCGGTACCGGTCGAGGACGGTGTGCGGCACCCGGCCGATCGCGCTGCGCCGTGA
- a CDS encoding GlsB/YeaQ/YmgE family stress response membrane protein, protein MGIIIWLIVGGIVGWLASIIMRRDAQQGIILNIVVGIVGALIAGWLFGGGINQAITLWTFLYSLIGAIILLAIVNLFTRGRAR, encoded by the coding sequence ATGGGCATCATCATCTGGTTGATCGTCGGCGGCATCGTGGGCTGGCTGGCCAGCATCATCATGCGCCGTGACGCACAGCAGGGCATCATCCTGAACATCGTGGTCGGCATCGTCGGCGCGCTGATCGCCGGCTGGCTGTTCGGCGGCGGCATCAACCAGGCGATCACCCTGTGGACGTTCCTGTATTCGCTGATCGGCGCGATCATCCTGCTGGCGATCGTCAACCTGTTCACCCGCGGCCGCGCGCGCTGA
- a CDS encoding 4'-phosphopantetheinyl transferase superfamily protein, which produces MPPSPAPTAESPEWRFGPVAVWLRPHPPRTSGEAQARRLLAGELAMPAAQLPLRRDARGRPGLHAPLAHVDTGWSHSGDYLLVAVAAHARLGVDIERQRPRPRLLELAQRFFHPDEVALLAALAAPAREALFFRLWCAKEALLKAHGHGIAFGLHRLRFAEDAGGALRLVWCDPGLGPVAAWHLHEWEAAPGYRAALAWCAASA; this is translated from the coding sequence GTGCCGCCCAGTCCCGCCCCGACCGCGGAGTCGCCGGAGTGGCGCTTCGGTCCGGTGGCAGTGTGGTTGCGCCCGCATCCGCCGCGCACCTCCGGCGAGGCGCAGGCGCGACGCCTGCTGGCCGGCGAACTGGCGATGCCGGCGGCGCAGTTGCCGTTGCGCCGCGACGCCCGCGGCCGGCCCGGGCTGCACGCACCGCTGGCGCACGTGGACACCGGCTGGAGCCACAGCGGCGACTACCTGCTGGTGGCGGTCGCCGCGCATGCGCGGCTGGGCGTGGACATCGAGCGCCAGCGGCCGCGGCCGCGCCTGCTGGAACTGGCGCAGCGCTTCTTCCATCCGGACGAGGTCGCGCTGCTGGCCGCGCTGGCGGCGCCGGCCCGCGAGGCACTGTTCTTCCGCCTGTGGTGCGCCAAGGAGGCGCTGCTCAAGGCGCATGGCCACGGCATCGCCTTCGGCCTGCACCGGCTGCGCTTCGCCGAGGACGCCGGCGGCGCGCTGCGCCTGGTCTGGTGCGACCCGGGGCTGGGCCCGGTCGCGGCCTGGCACCTGCACGAATGGGAGGCCGCGCCCGGCTACCGGGCCGCCCTGGCCTGGTGCGCGGCGTCGGCCTAG
- the rsmG gene encoding 16S rRNA (guanine(527)-N(7))-methyltransferase RsmG: MTNASLPDSVRVALEQGLHAQGLDAAALAPPLLAYLALLTRWNRTYNLTAIRDPHEMVTRHLLDSLAMQPFASEGALADLGTGPGLPGIPLAIARPQLRVTLVESNGKKARFLREAVRQLRLDNARVAESRAEALHEAGAYDLLTARALDTLAGIVAVGGHLLRPGGRLLAMKGVRPDEEIAALPPGWVAPTVHPLQVPGLGADRHLVVVERG; this comes from the coding sequence ATGACCAATGCCTCCCTTCCCGATTCCGTCCGCGTCGCGCTCGAGCAGGGCCTGCACGCGCAAGGCCTGGACGCCGCCGCACTGGCGCCGCCGCTGCTGGCCTACCTGGCGCTGCTGACGCGCTGGAACCGCACCTACAACCTGACCGCGATCCGCGACCCGCACGAGATGGTGACCCGCCACCTGCTGGATTCGCTGGCAATGCAGCCGTTCGCCAGCGAGGGCGCACTGGCCGACCTGGGCACCGGCCCGGGGCTGCCCGGCATTCCACTGGCGATCGCGCGGCCGCAACTGCGGGTGACCCTGGTCGAGAGCAACGGCAAGAAGGCGCGGTTCCTGCGCGAGGCGGTGCGCCAGCTGCGCCTGGACAACGCGCGGGTGGCCGAATCGCGCGCCGAGGCGCTGCACGAGGCCGGCGCCTACGATCTGCTGACCGCGCGCGCGCTGGATACCCTGGCCGGCATCGTCGCCGTCGGCGGCCACCTGTTGCGCCCCGGCGGGCGTCTGCTGGCCATGAAGGGCGTGCGCCCGGACGAGGAGATCGCCGCGCTGCCGCCGGGCTGGGTGGCGCCGACGGTGCACCCGCTGCAGGTCCCCGGCCTGGGCGCCGACCGCCACCTGGTGGTGGTCGAGCGCGGTTGA
- a CDS encoding AAA family ATPase, giving the protein MARIIAIANQKGGVGKTTTAVNLAASLARQSQRVLLVDLDSQGNATMGSGIDKRELAASTCDVLLGESSAEQIRVTAPEGFDLLPGNIDLTAAEIQLMDQPAREQRLKTALAPLREAYDFILIDCPPALSLLTLNALTAADSVIVPMQCEYYALEGLTALLETIEALRAELNPALEIEGVLRTMFDVRNNLANAVSAELTNHFGDKVFRTIVPRNVRLAEAPSHGQSIVGYDRTSRGGVAYLGLAGEIVRRRNERNRPMPAMETY; this is encoded by the coding sequence ATGGCCCGCATCATCGCCATCGCCAACCAGAAGGGCGGCGTCGGCAAGACCACCACGGCGGTCAATCTGGCCGCGTCGCTGGCGCGGCAGTCGCAGCGCGTGCTGCTGGTGGACCTGGACTCGCAGGGCAATGCGACCATGGGCAGCGGCATCGACAAGCGCGAGCTGGCCGCCTCCACCTGCGACGTGCTGCTCGGCGAGAGCAGCGCCGAACAGATCCGGGTGACCGCGCCGGAGGGCTTCGACCTGCTGCCGGGCAACATCGATCTCACCGCCGCCGAGATCCAGCTGATGGACCAGCCGGCGCGCGAGCAGCGGCTGAAGACCGCGCTGGCGCCGCTGCGCGAGGCCTACGACTTCATCCTGATCGACTGCCCGCCGGCGCTGTCGCTGCTGACCCTGAACGCGTTGACCGCCGCCGATTCGGTGATCGTGCCGATGCAGTGCGAGTACTACGCGCTGGAAGGGTTGACCGCGCTGCTGGAGACGATCGAGGCGCTGCGCGCCGAACTGAATCCGGCGCTGGAGATCGAAGGCGTGCTGCGCACCATGTTCGACGTGCGCAACAACCTGGCCAACGCGGTGTCGGCGGAGCTGACCAACCACTTCGGCGACAAGGTGTTCCGCACCATCGTGCCGCGCAACGTGCGCCTAGCCGAGGCGCCCAGCCATGGCCAGAGCATCGTCGGCTACGACCGCACCTCGCGCGGCGGCGTCGCCTACCTGGGACTGGCCGGCGAGATCGTGCGCCGCCGCAACGAACGCAATCGGCCGATGCCGGCCATGGAGACGTACTGA
- a CDS encoding ParB/RepB/Spo0J family partition protein has product MSAKPPALGAKKRGLGRGLEALLGPKGAAAPVPTAELQPGESLRRLPVGQLQPGKYQPRQEMDEAKLQELAESIKAQGVIQPIVARELAPGSFEIVAGERRWRASQLAGLSEVPVVVRELDDRTVIAMALIENIQREDLNPLEEAQALQRLIDEFSLTHAEAAEAVGRSRASVSNLLRLLELPPAIRALLEARRLEMGHARALLTLSPELASRLASDAADQGWSVREVEHRAQQFAAGKVPSNRKAKPARTAPQADIASLETELSESLGTKVSIAHGRGGKGKLVIHYTDLDTLDGVLEKLRPRQA; this is encoded by the coding sequence ATGAGTGCCAAGCCCCCCGCCCTCGGAGCGAAGAAGCGCGGCCTCGGCCGTGGCCTGGAAGCGCTGCTGGGGCCGAAGGGCGCGGCGGCGCCGGTGCCCACCGCCGAGCTGCAGCCGGGCGAGAGCCTGCGCCGTCTGCCGGTCGGCCAGCTGCAGCCGGGCAAGTACCAGCCGCGCCAGGAGATGGACGAGGCCAAGCTGCAGGAGCTGGCCGAGTCGATCAAGGCGCAGGGCGTGATCCAGCCGATCGTCGCCCGCGAACTGGCCCCGGGCAGTTTCGAGATCGTCGCCGGCGAACGCCGCTGGCGCGCCTCGCAGCTGGCCGGCCTCAGCGAGGTGCCGGTGGTGGTGCGCGAGCTGGACGATCGCACCGTCATCGCCATGGCGCTGATCGAGAACATCCAGCGCGAGGACCTCAATCCGCTGGAAGAGGCGCAGGCGCTGCAGCGGCTGATCGACGAATTCTCGCTGACCCATGCCGAGGCCGCCGAAGCGGTGGGCCGCTCGCGCGCCTCGGTGTCCAACCTGCTGCGCCTGCTGGAACTGCCGCCGGCGATCCGCGCGCTGCTGGAAGCGCGGCGCCTGGAGATGGGCCATGCGCGCGCGCTGCTGACGCTGTCGCCGGAACTGGCCAGCCGCCTGGCCTCCGACGCCGCCGACCAGGGCTGGTCGGTGCGCGAGGTCGAGCACCGCGCGCAGCAGTTCGCCGCCGGCAAGGTGCCGAGCAACCGCAAGGCCAAGCCGGCGCGCACCGCGCCGCAGGCCGACATCGCCTCGCTGGAGACCGAGCTGTCCGAGTCGCTGGGCACCAAGGTGTCCATCGCCCACGGCCGCGGCGGCAAGGGCAAGCTGGTGATCCACTACACCGACCTGGACACGCTGGACGGCGTGCTCGAGAAACTGCGCCCGCGGCAGGCCTGA
- a CDS encoding helix-hairpin-helix domain-containing protein, with protein MHPSKVDRHHLLRLTDLPNVGPACEKDLRLIGIRVPAHLHGRDPYDMYAQLCLRTGVVHDHCVIDVFLSIVRFMQGETPRPWWEFSKERKAALAKDAPLTLR; from the coding sequence ATGCATCCCAGCAAGGTCGACCGCCACCATCTGCTGCGCCTGACCGACCTGCCCAACGTCGGGCCGGCCTGCGAGAAGGACCTGCGCCTGATCGGCATCCGCGTGCCCGCGCACCTGCATGGCCGCGATCCCTACGACATGTATGCGCAGCTGTGCCTGCGCACCGGGGTGGTGCACGACCACTGCGTGATCGACGTGTTCCTGTCGATCGTGCGCTTCATGCAGGGCGAGACGCCGCGTCCGTGGTGGGAGTTCAGCAAGGAGCGCAAGGCGGCGCTGGCCAAGGACGCGCCGCTGACCCTGCGCTGA
- a CDS encoding NAD-dependent epimerase/dehydratase family protein, which translates to MPTLVTGAAGFIGAHTVRALRAAGQLVVGLDNYNDYYDPQLKRDRVAALCAGADIRTLDLTDRDGLAALFDEVQPTRVVHLGAQAGVRYSLQNPYAYVDSNLVGFVNMLELCRHRGVEHLVYASSSSVYGDSATPPFSEDQRIDQPRSLYAATKAANELMAHTYAQLYGLRATGLRFFTVYGPWGRPDMAPLLFSRAVLAGRPIEVFNHGRMRRDFTFVADIVAGVLGALDHPSGEAVPHRVFNLGNHTPVELERFIAVIEAAAGRSAEKVYRPMQPGDMIETMADTARAHAAFGFDPSTPIEVGLPQVVAWCREYFGAAA; encoded by the coding sequence ATGCCCACTCTCGTCACCGGCGCCGCCGGCTTCATCGGTGCCCACACTGTCCGCGCGCTGCGCGCCGCCGGGCAGCTGGTGGTGGGCCTGGACAACTACAACGACTACTACGACCCGCAGCTCAAGCGCGACCGCGTCGCCGCGCTGTGCGCGGGCGCGGACATCCGCACCCTGGACCTGACCGACCGCGACGGCCTGGCCGCGCTGTTCGACGAGGTGCAGCCGACCCGCGTCGTGCATCTGGGCGCGCAGGCCGGGGTGCGCTATTCGCTGCAGAATCCCTACGCCTACGTCGACAGCAACCTGGTCGGCTTCGTCAACATGCTGGAGCTGTGCCGGCACCGCGGCGTGGAGCACCTGGTCTATGCGTCCAGCAGTTCGGTCTATGGCGATTCGGCGACGCCGCCGTTCTCCGAGGACCAGCGCATCGACCAGCCGCGCTCGCTGTACGCGGCGACCAAGGCCGCCAACGAACTGATGGCCCATACCTACGCGCAGCTGTACGGCCTGCGCGCCACCGGGCTGCGTTTCTTCACCGTGTATGGTCCGTGGGGCCGCCCGGACATGGCGCCGCTGTTGTTCAGCCGCGCGGTGCTGGCCGGGCGCCCGATCGAGGTGTTCAACCACGGGCGCATGCGCCGCGATTTCACCTTCGTCGCCGACATCGTCGCCGGCGTGCTCGGCGCGCTCGATCACCCGTCCGGCGAGGCGGTGCCGCACCGCGTGTTCAACCTCGGCAACCATACCCCGGTGGAGCTGGAGCGTTTCATCGCGGTGATCGAGGCCGCCGCCGGGCGCAGCGCCGAAAAGGTGTACCGGCCGATGCAGCCGGGCGACATGATCGAGACGATGGCCGATACTGCGCGGGCCCACGCCGCGTTCGGCTTCGATCCGAGCACCCCGATCGAGGTCGGCCTGCCGCAGGTGGTGGCCTGGTGCCGGGAGTATTTCGGCGCCGCCGCCTGA
- a CDS encoding glycosyltransferase family 2 protein, translating into MSQLSLSVVVPVFNERDNVPPLVAEIVAALRGTIDFEIVYVDDHSRDDTLAVLEGLKASTPELRVLHHVSQSGQSTAVRNGVKAARGLWIATLDGDGQNDPADIPKLLAARAAAAPLVKLFAGWRVSRQDSGSKRWASKWANAIRARMLRDDTPDTGCGIKLFEREAFLDLPYFDHMHRYLPALMQRAGWQTLSVPVNHRHRTSGVSKYNNLNRALVGIRDLRGVAWLIARSRRTAVQER; encoded by the coding sequence ATGAGCCAGCTTTCCCTTTCCGTCGTCGTCCCGGTGTTCAACGAGCGCGACAACGTGCCGCCGCTGGTCGCCGAGATCGTCGCTGCGCTGCGCGGCACGATCGACTTCGAGATCGTCTATGTCGACGACCATTCGCGTGACGACACCCTGGCGGTGCTCGAAGGGCTGAAGGCCTCCACGCCGGAACTGCGCGTGCTGCACCACGTCAGCCAGAGCGGGCAGAGCACCGCGGTGCGCAACGGCGTCAAGGCCGCGCGCGGGCTGTGGATCGCCACCCTCGACGGCGACGGCCAGAACGACCCGGCCGACATTCCCAAGCTGCTGGCCGCCCGCGCCGCGGCGGCGCCGCTGGTCAAGCTGTTCGCCGGCTGGCGGGTGTCGCGGCAGGATTCGGGCAGCAAGCGCTGGGCGTCGAAGTGGGCCAACGCGATCCGCGCGCGCATGCTGCGCGACGACACCCCGGACACCGGTTGCGGCATCAAGCTGTTCGAGCGCGAAGCGTTCCTGGACCTGCCGTACTTCGACCACATGCACCGCTACCTGCCGGCACTGATGCAGCGCGCCGGCTGGCAGACCCTGAGTGTGCCGGTGAACCACCGCCACCGCACCTCCGGCGTGTCCAAGTACAACAACCTCAACCGCGCCCTGGTCGGCATCCGCGATCTGCGCGGCGTGGCCTGGCTGATCGCGCGCAGCCGCCGCACCGCGGTGCAGGAGCGCTGA
- a CDS encoding lipid-A-disaccharide synthase N-terminal domain-containing protein, whose protein sequence is MEAHFLNEPIQALYWTGLHVTGWKLIGYVGALMFGGRWLVQFVASKRAGKPVIPRLFWYMSVVGSLMTLSYFMFSAKQDSVGVLQNLFPAFTAFYSLYLDIKHRGWRRDRASH, encoded by the coding sequence ATGGAGGCGCATTTCCTCAACGAACCGATCCAGGCGCTGTACTGGACCGGGCTGCACGTCACCGGCTGGAAGCTGATCGGCTACGTCGGCGCGCTGATGTTCGGTGGCCGCTGGCTGGTGCAGTTCGTCGCTTCCAAGCGCGCCGGCAAGCCGGTGATCCCGCGCCTGTTCTGGTACATGAGCGTGGTCGGCAGCCTGATGACGCTGAGCTACTTCATGTTCTCGGCCAAGCAGGACTCGGTGGGCGTGCTGCAGAACCTGTTCCCCGCCTTCACCGCCTTCTACAGCCTGTACCTGGACATCAAGCACCGCGGCTGGCGCCGCGACCGCGCCTCGCATTGA
- a CDS encoding transposase, which translates to MDTRLPRGYRALRAGRWSETGRIYLVTTVTWQRQRLFEDWRCAWAAASCLGHADTWAGAQLLCWVLMPDHWHGLVMLDGGAALSTVIREAKGRAARAANHARGRGGAVWMEGFHDRALRDARQLLPAARYIVANPLRAGLVRRVGDYPYWDAVWLCSPAIAPYEASSSGACAAA; encoded by the coding sequence ATGGACACTCGACTTCCCAGAGGCTACCGCGCGCTGCGTGCAGGGCGCTGGAGCGAGACCGGACGCATCTACCTGGTCACCACCGTGACTTGGCAGCGCCAGCGCCTGTTCGAGGATTGGCGATGCGCCTGGGCGGCCGCGTCCTGCCTGGGCCATGCCGACACCTGGGCGGGCGCGCAACTTCTGTGCTGGGTGCTGATGCCCGATCATTGGCATGGGCTGGTCATGCTCGATGGTGGCGCTGCGCTGTCGACCGTCATACGGGAAGCGAAGGGTCGCGCCGCGAGGGCAGCCAATCACGCGCGCGGCCGTGGCGGCGCCGTGTGGATGGAGGGGTTTCACGATCGCGCACTACGCGATGCGCGGCAGTTGCTGCCGGCCGCGCGCTACATCGTCGCCAACCCATTGCGCGCCGGTCTGGTGCGTCGGGTTGGCGACTACCCGTACTGGGATGCGGTTTGGCTGTGTTCGCCCGCTATCGCGCCGTACGAGGCATCCAGCTCTGGTGCATGTGCGGCGGCATGA
- a CDS encoding DUF885 family protein, which translates to MPMLAKTPLAISLLIAFAVTTPALAAPPSSAASSATPATANASAADARFQAIYEKEWAWRQAQLGQADEDSDSSGDNRHLPDVGAAAQAARLKVWEDVLRQLDTLDAAQLSPENQVNLAVYRPQVENLAAAVRLRAYEMPFNSDSAFWSDLAFMARRNLRTLDEYRAYIARLEDVPRYFAQQTDNMRAGLKRGFSVPRAVLDGRDGAIATVAELKDPTTAVLYTPFKQMPAQIPAAEQAQLRAQAQAALRDKVIPAYAQLLAFYRQEYMPQARTTLAAEALPDGKAYYRQQIREYTTLDMDPEQIHQLGLREVARIQKEMDAIIQQVGFHAPAGQKTFPAFLQFLRTDPQFYVKTPQELLDRAAWIAKRVDGEVGKFIGTLPRGRFTIVPVPADIAPFWTAGRGGVGTYWLNTYDLPSRPLYNLPALTLHESSPGHSLQGALAEEQGAQPAFRRENYISAYGEGWALYTEKLGKEMGIYATPYEDFGRLSYEMWRACRLVIDTGVHHKGWTRAQAQAYLRERTALSEHEVTTEVDRYISWPGQALSYKLGELTILDLRAEAERELGPEFDIKSFHDAVLQQGSVPLPVLQQQIRAYIAARKKKA; encoded by the coding sequence ATGCCGATGCTCGCCAAGACCCCGCTGGCCATTTCCCTGCTGATCGCGTTCGCCGTGACCACGCCCGCACTGGCCGCGCCGCCGTCGTCGGCAGCGTCCAGCGCAACACCGGCAACGGCCAACGCCAGCGCCGCCGATGCGCGCTTCCAGGCCATCTACGAGAAGGAGTGGGCCTGGCGCCAGGCGCAGCTCGGGCAGGCCGACGAGGACAGCGACAGCAGCGGCGACAATCGCCATCTGCCCGATGTCGGCGCGGCCGCGCAGGCAGCGCGCCTGAAGGTGTGGGAGGACGTGCTGCGGCAGCTGGACACGCTCGATGCGGCCCAGCTTTCGCCGGAGAACCAGGTGAACCTGGCGGTGTACCGGCCGCAGGTGGAGAACCTGGCCGCGGCGGTGCGCCTGCGCGCCTACGAGATGCCGTTCAACTCCGACAGCGCGTTCTGGTCGGACCTGGCGTTCATGGCGCGGCGCAACCTGCGCACGCTCGACGAGTACCGCGCCTACATCGCGCGGCTGGAGGACGTGCCGCGCTACTTCGCGCAGCAGACCGACAACATGCGCGCCGGGCTCAAGCGTGGCTTCAGCGTGCCGCGCGCGGTGCTCGACGGTCGCGACGGCGCCATCGCCACTGTGGCCGAACTGAAGGACCCGACCACGGCGGTGCTGTACACGCCGTTCAAGCAGATGCCGGCGCAGATCCCGGCCGCCGAGCAGGCGCAACTGCGCGCGCAGGCGCAGGCGGCACTGCGCGACAAGGTGATCCCGGCCTATGCGCAACTGCTGGCCTTCTACCGCCAGGAGTACATGCCGCAGGCACGCACCACGCTGGCCGCCGAAGCCCTGCCAGACGGCAAGGCCTACTACCGCCAACAGATCCGCGAGTACACCACGCTGGACATGGACCCCGAGCAGATCCACCAGCTCGGCCTGCGCGAGGTGGCGCGGATCCAGAAGGAGATGGACGCGATCATCCAGCAGGTCGGCTTCCACGCGCCGGCCGGGCAGAAGACCTTCCCGGCGTTCCTGCAGTTCCTGCGCACCGATCCGCAGTTCTACGTGAAGACCCCGCAGGAGTTGCTCGATCGTGCCGCGTGGATCGCCAAGCGCGTGGACGGGGAGGTCGGCAAGTTCATCGGCACGCTGCCGCGCGGGCGCTTCACCATCGTGCCGGTGCCGGCGGACATCGCCCCGTTCTGGACCGCCGGGCGCGGCGGCGTCGGCACCTACTGGCTCAACACCTACGACCTGCCGTCGCGGCCGCTGTACAACCTGCCGGCGCTGACCCTGCACGAGTCCTCGCCGGGCCATTCGCTGCAGGGCGCGCTGGCCGAGGAGCAGGGCGCGCAGCCGGCGTTCCGCCGCGAGAACTACATCTCCGCCTACGGCGAGGGCTGGGCGCTGTACACCGAGAAGCTGGGCAAGGAGATGGGCATCTACGCCACGCCCTACGAGGACTTCGGCCGGCTCAGCTACGAGATGTGGCGCGCCTGCCGTCTGGTGATCGACACCGGCGTGCACCACAAGGGCTGGACCCGCGCACAGGCGCAGGCCTACCTGCGCGAGCGCACCGCGCTCAGCGAGCACGAGGTCACCACCGAGGTCGACCGCTACATCTCCTGGCCGGGCCAGGCGCTGAGCTACAAGCTCGGCGAGCTGACCATCCTCGACCTGCGCGCCGAGGCCGAGCGCGAACTCGGCCCGGAGTTCGACATCAAGTCCTTCCACGACGCGGTGCTGCAGCAGGGCTCGGTGCCGCTGCCGGTGCTGCAGCAGCAGATCCGCGCCTACATCGCCGCGCGCAAGAAGAAGGCCTGA